The nucleotide sequence AAGGAAGAGGGGTAAGTGCCAGGGTTGGAGGTGTGATTTATCAGATCGTCAGTCCGGGATATCTGGAGGATCAAGGTCTTGACTTGCCTGAAGGAGCTATGACTGACCAAATCGAGACTATCGTATTTGTCCTTAAGGAAGGAGAACTGATAGGATTTATTGCTTTGGCTGATCAAATTAGAAAGGAAAGTAAAGGGGCCATCGCATTGCTCAAGGAACAGGGCATTAAGGTATTGATGGCTACTGGGGATAATGAACAAACCGCCAAAGCAGTGGCTGATGAACTCGGACTTGATGGCTACTTCAGCCAAGTACTGCCGCATCAAAAGTCAGAACTTATTGAGAAACTACAGTCCAAGGGAGAATACGTAGCGATGACCGGTGATGGGGTAAATGATGCACCTGCATTGGCCAAAGCGGATATTGGGATTGCCGTGGGATCCGGTACAGATGTAGCCGCTGAAACGGCAGACATTATTCTTACTGAAAGCAGTCCTGAGGATATCAGTCGTCTGATCATATTTGGAAGGGCAACCTATAATAAAATGGTTCAGAACCTTATATGGGCAACAGGCTACAATGTGATTGCCATTCCCTTGGCCGCAGGAGTGTTATTTTCTGAGGGGATCATGATAAATCCGGCCATAGGTGCTGCGTTGATGAGCCTTAGCACCATTGTTTGTGCTGCCAACGCACAGTTGTTGAGATTGAAGTTTAATTAACAGGTTATAACACATAATACACGATATAAATCTTGAGATTAATGAAAAAAGTAACAATCCATATTAAGAACATGGTGTGCCACCGTTGTATCCTGGCAGTGAAGGAAATTTTGGAAGATTTGCAGATTGAAGCCCAGGAGGTAGCATTAGGACAGGTAACCTTATCAGATGAATTAGGGACTGAAATAAGAAATAAGCTCGCCGGGCAATTAAAAAAAATTGGTTTTGAATTGCTGGAAGAAGGACGGTCCAGTCTTATTTCCCGCATCAAAACATTGATTGTTGAACAAATCCATTATAATAAAGAGCCACTGAAAGAAAATTTCTCCACCTTTCTTTCAGATAAGCTAAACCATGACTATTCTTATTTGAGCCGTTTTTTCTCCTCCGTAGAGGGGGTTACCATAGAGAAGTTTATAGCCTTGCAGAAAATTGAGAAAGTAAAGGAATTGCTTTTTTATGATGAGTTGACCCTGTCTGAAATTGCCTTTTTGATGAATTACAGCAGTACAGCTTACCTATCCACTCAGTTTAAAAAGGAAACAGGGATGACTCCTACCCAGTTTAAAAGCATGCATCAACCGGGGCATCGAGATTTGGATAGTATTTAAGCAAAATCTTAAAAATGTACCCCAAAATACTGTAACATATTTTAAGTCAATTGTTGTGACATTTGTATCATACAAACAAAGAATTTTATTCTCATGGATACAATCGTTGCACCAAGAAAAACCGTAAAGAAGGAATCATTTCCAGTGACTGGAATGACCTGTGCGTCCTGTGCTTCAAGTGTGGAGTCCATTTTATCCCATATCGATGGGGTCTCCCAAGCCAGTGTGAATTTTGCTTCCAACTCCGTATTGGTAGAACATGATCCATCTGTTAGTCCGCTTGATTTGCAAAATGCCCTGCGAAGTGTCGGTTATGACCTTATCATCGATGAGGAAGACCCTTCTCAGGCTCAGGAAGAAAGACAGCGCCAACACTATCTGGAGGTGCGTAATCGAACCATTTGGTCTGCGCTTTTGACATTTCCAGTATTTATTTTGGGCATGTTTTATATGAACTGGATGCCGGGACAATGGATTTCGTTGCTACTTACCATCCCCATCCTGTTTTATTTCGGCAAAAACTTCTTTATTAATGCCTTTAAGCAAGCCAAACACGGTAAGGCGAATATGGATACCTTGGTGGCATTAAGTACAGGTATTGCCTTTGTTTTCAGTTTGCTCAATACTCTTTTTCCAGATTTCTGGCACGCCCGAGGTATTCATCCACATGTGTACTACGAGGCGGCTACTGTTATCATTACCTTCATTTCTTTAGGGAAGCTGTTGGAAGAAAAAGCCAAGTCAAATACTTCATCCGCGATTAAAAAGTTGATGGGACTGCAGCCCAAAACCTTTAGAGCCATTATTAACGGCGAAGAGCTGGAAATCCCGATTGCGTCGGTCCAAAAAGGAAATACGATTTTGGTACGCCCGGGAGAGAAAATTCCGGTGGATGGGGCAGTTTTGTCCGGTAGTTCCTATATAGATGAAAGCATGATCACTGGTGAACCGGTACCGGTGGCTAAAATCAAAGGGGATAAAGTATTTGCCGGCACCGTTAACCAGAAAGGGAGCTTCCAGTTTGAGGCCGAGAAAGTAGGAGGAGAAACCCTGCTTTCACAGATCATCAAAATGGTGCAGGAAGCCCAGGGCAGCAAAGCTCCGGTGCAGAAGCTCGTGGACAAGATCGCCGGGATATTTGTGCCGGTGGTGATGGGGATTTCCATCTTTACCTTTATCGTATGGATGACGGTGGGCGGGGATGATGCATTCACCCATGCCCTGTTGACCTCGGTAGCAGTGTTGGTGATTGCCTGTCCCTGTGCTTTGGGACTTGCTACCCCTACGGCCATTATGGTAGGAGTAGGAAAAGGAGCAGAAAACAATATCCTGATCAAAGATGCTGAGAGCTTGGAACTTGGCCATAAGGTTAATGCTATTGTATTGGACAAAACCGGCACCATCACAGAAGGTAAACCTACCGTTACCAATCTGTATTGGTCGGAGAAGGCACATGAAGCCTATCATGCGGCTGTGCTGCTTGCTCTGGAGACACAGTCTGAGCATCCACTGGCCGATGCGGTAGTGAAAAAGCTAAAAGAAAAAGGTGTTCAACGGGAAACATTAAAGGACTTTGACAGCCTCACCGGAAAGGGGGTGAAGGCCTCCGATACTGCAGGTAAGACATACTATATCGGTAATGGAAAACTGATGCAGGAATATCAAATAAATATCCCGCAGCACATCCAGCAAAAAGAAGGTGAGTGGCAAAAGGAAGCAAAAACCGTGGTTTTCTTTTCAGATGATGTAGAGGTGCTGGCAGTTTTGGCAATAGCTGATAAGATAAAGGCGACATCCAGATCGGCTGTTGAGAAATTGAAAAAACTAGGTGTAGAGGTTTATATGCTCACGGGAGATAACAACCAAACTGCATGGGCAGTAGCCGCACAGGTTGGTCTGACTGATTTTAGGGGAGAAGTATTACCCTCTGATAAAGCTGATTTTGTAAAAGAACTGCAATCCAAAGGAAAGGTGGTGGCGATGGTGGGTGATGGGATCAATGATTCCCAGGCGCTTGCACAGGCAAACGTGAGTATTGCTATGGGGCACGGATCGGACATAGCTATGGACGTGGCCAAAATGACGCTGATCACTTCTGATCTGGAGTCGATCCCGAAAGCCCTTAAACTGTCTACCAAAACAGTGAAAGGTATCCGGCAAAATCTCTTTTGGGCTTTTATATACAATGTAATAGGTATTCCTATTGCTGCTGGGATACTATATCCAGTTAATGGATTTTTGCTTGATCCAATGATTGCAGGGGCGGCAATGGCGCTGAGTTCAGTGTCTGTGGTCGCCAATAGTTTAAGATTGAAAACAACTAAGATTTAAAAATCAAATTTTCAAACTTTAAAATAGACTTAAAATGAATACTTTAAAATTCAAAACGAACATTAATTGCAGTGGGTGCCTTTCCAAAGTTACGCCCTTCCTGAACGAGGAAAAGGACATTCAAAAATGGGAGGTTAATCTTGAAAGTGAAAACCGTGTGCTTACCGTTGAAACTTCAAACCTCAATGCGGAAGAAGTAAAGAAAACAGTTCAGAAAGCCGGCTTTAATGCTGAGGTTATTTGATTTATAATGTTCACTTAAGCAAACATTTAGGTTCTTAGCGACTCTTTCGCTCAAATAAACTTCATTTTTATCATCTTCAAGGAGTTTGACAGACACGTCAAACTCCTCCTTTTCAATAATTACCCACCTCTGACCAAGTTGTAATCCCTTGTCCAAATGATTTAAAAAGCCTTTATCATCAGTATCCACACTTCGGAAAACATAATTTTTGCCCGGTTCTAATTCGGAAAGCAGTATAATACTCAGATTTGGAAAGTTACCGTCTTTATCTGGTATAGGATCGACATGCGGATCTCTTTCAGGATACTCAAGAAATCGCTCCAGTCTTTCTCTGAATAAAGATGATTGAACATGCTCTAGCTGCTCAGCAATAGTATGTACTTCATCCCATTTAAAGTTCAGTGTTTCTACGAGAAAGGTCTCCCAGAGCCGATGTTTTCGTATGATTAGTTTTGCCAGAAAACTCCCCTGATCTGTTAAAGTAATATTATTCTTATCCTCTATCAAACCTTTTTCATAGAGCCGCCTGAGCATGTCTGAAGCCGAAGCAGGACTGTTCTGAATTTTTTCGGCTACAGCACTCACCGTGACAGAGGTCGCAGTTTCTTCAAGAAAGAAGATTGCCTTGAGGTAATTCTCGCCTGTAGTTGATATCATTGATTAATTTAGTCTAAACTAAAAATTTATTTTAGTTAAACAAATTATTAGTTTTGCCTTATCAACATATAATTATATGATAAACATAAAAATAAAGTATCTGGTTTTGGTTTTTTTGGTGCCCTTGTCGTTTTATTCATGCGATGAGGTATTTCCTGAAGCACCAGCAGAAAATGAATTGTTGGACGGTCCAATGGAAGATCTTGCATATTCAGAGCAGAACAGGTTTTTGGCTGGAGATGTAGCCTTCAATGATGAGGTTTTTACACCAGAGAATGGTTTGGGACCTATGTTTGTAGCCACCTCCTGTGGAAGCTGTCATCCGGGAGATGGAAAAGGGCATCCTTTCACCACACTTACACGATTTGGGCAGACATCACCCAATCAGAGTTCCAATATTCCACCAGGAGCACCACAGCTGCAGAATAGGGCCATTCCGGGATTTGAGCCGGAGAGGCTACCCTCCGGGGTTCCATTTATGAAGTTTACTCCTCCCGCAGTTACCGGTCTTGGACTGTTAGCGGCCCTCACAGATGCACAAATCCTTGAAAATGCTGATCCTAATGATGATGATGGAGATGGTATCTCCGGGGTCCCCAATTATATTACTCCTCCCGATTACTTTCAACCGCAATGGTTTCATCAATCCTTCAGTGGTAAATACATTGGGCGTTTCGGAAAGAAGGCTGCCGCCATTGACTTGTTGCAACAAACTGCCACCGCATATAACCAGGATATGGGCGTGACATCTACATTTGAGTCGCTAGATGTGGCCACCAACCTCTCAGTGGATCCGGAAGTAAGCGATCAGACTATAAGGGACGTAGTTTTTTATTTAAGAACGCTTAAAGCACCCATTCAAAGGGAATCCGATGCTTCTGATGTTATTCGGGGTCAACAAATCTTCACTGATATTAAGTGTGGCTCATGTCATATCCCCTCCTGGACAACTGCTGAATCAGATATTGGAGCTCTCAGCAATAAGACTTTTTATCCTTATACAGATTTGTTGCTGCACGATATGGGACCTGGTCTCGATGATGGAGCTACGGAAGGTTCAGCAGAAACGTATGAATGGCGAACCCCACCACTCTGGGGACTTGGTCTTTCGCAGGATTCCCAAGGAGGTGAGTTGTTTCTGATGCACGATGGCCGTGCAAAAACGATTGAAGAAGCTATAAATATGCATGGTGGGGAAGCATCCACCAGCCGGGACAGCTTTGAGCAGCTCAGCAAAACAGATAAGCAAAAACTCCTCACATTTCTTAAATCTCTTTAGTCCTATGGACAGGAAACAATTTCTAAGATTAATGGGAGGCTCTTGCTTAGCAGCAGCTGGAATCACCACGTTTTTATCAGGCTGTACATCCATTCATAAAGTGAGTGCCGTGATAAGAGATAATAAGCTGAAGTTATCAAAAAGTGAATATTCTACTGACCAGGGGAAACTCCTGGAAGTAGTACTGGTAAGAGCAACCTCTTTGGCCTTTCCTATTGCCTTATACAGAATCAATCCTAAGGAATACATCGCGCTATGGATGGAATGTACGCACAAAGGGTGTGAAGTAAATGCACAACCCAATTACTTGGTATGCCCCTGTCATGGAAGTGAATTTGATTCAAAGGGCAATGTATTGCAAGGCCCGGCAGAAACTAACCTCAAAACCTTTAATACAAGCACAGATCATGAAAACATCTACATTCATTTATAAAAACCTTAAACTGCTATTCCTGATTATTTTTTTGGGAATGGGAGCATCTGTAATGGCGCAGCAAATAAGTAATGATACAACTGATCTCCAAATGAATATGGATGCAGTTTATAACCGTCCGTTTTTACAGGCAGGCAGTTTTCCGGTGGCCTTGGGCGGTTATGTTGAAGCACATGGTCAGTATTTCGTGACTGATGGAATTAGCGAGGGGATTTCTTTTAAGATACCCAGAATGACGCTATTCGTGTCTTCCTCAATCCTGGATCGGATTAAATTCCTTTCCGAAATAGAGTTTGAAGAAGGCACCAAGGAAATAAATATTGAGTTTGCTGCTCTTGATTTTGAATTTCACCCCTTATTTAATCTCAGGGGAGGAATCATCATGAATCCTATAGGTGCATTTAACCAAAACCACGATGGACCTAATTGGGAATTTGTAGACAGGCCTATTTCAGCTACCACCATAATCCCGTCTACTTTCAGCAATGTCGGGTTTGGTTTTCATGGCAAAACCTATCGGAAGCAATGGGTTTGGGCCTATGAAGCTTATTTGACCAATGGATTCAATGATCAGATAATCGCCAACAGCGAAGGCCGCACCTGGCTACCGGCTGCCAAAGAAAATGTAGATCGGTTTGAAGAAAATTTTAATGCCGTACCACTGGTTACACTGAAAACGGCAATTCGTCATAGGCAAATTGGAGAAATTGGGCTTTCATGGATGGGGGATGTATATAATAAATATGAGGAAGATGGACTTGTTTTGGATACAAAAAGAAGGTTGGACGTATTTGCTATAGACGTCAATACCACCATCAAAAAAAAGATGAATATCACAGGTGAGTGGGTTTGGGCCTTCCTGGATATACCAGATACCTATTCACAGCAGTTTGGCACGCAGCAACAGGGAGGATTCGTTGATGTTGTTTACACAATTATTAAGCGTAAGATGCTGGGATGGGAAAATGCCAAGGTTAATCTAGCTGTGCGCCTGGAGCATGTAGATTACAACGTAGGATCATTTAATGAAACCGGGGCCATTATTCATGACGATCTACAGGCCATTGTGCCTGCCATTAGTTTCCGGCCATCTGCACAGACGGTGATACGGGCCAACTACCGCTACATGTGGGAAACGGATTTATTGGGGAATCCACCTGTAAAAACAGCAGGAATAGAAATTGGGGTTTCCAGCTATTTTTAGATAAAGACGAATGCCATTCAGCGAAAATGCAGCCAGTTACTTAGTTAACCTTTAAGTTTCTACTTTGCAATACCCTTGCATTGCTTAATTACGTACATTTGTAATAATGAAAATCGCATGCTACATATTGAGTTTTTACTTTATAGCCCTTTCAGGGGTGGCATGTGCGGATACTATTCCCGAAGATTCTCAAAACAGTGTAACAATAGTTGATATCGGCAACCCAGGGCATAACCACCATTCCACTAACGGGTGGGATGGGTGTACTCCTTTCTGTGTGTGCCATTGCTGCCACCTTCATTTTTTTCCTGCTTCTGGTGTTGTTTTCTCACATCCTTTGAAGCTCCCACAAGTTTATTCTTCTTTTCGTCAGGACTTCGGAAACCTGAAACTTCACGATTTTCTCAAACCTCCTCGAGCTTAATTTGCAGGTTGTAGGGTTCGGTATGTCTATTTGGCAATGATGTTATGCATTGACCGGAATTCATACTGCAATCTATACAGCCCCCTTTTCATTGGCCTAAATTCCATAAGGTCACCTTTCATTGGTTTTAGGGAAAATTTGAAAAATTTTGAAAGAATCAAATAAAAAGAAGAGAAGAAAGAGAAAAATCACGGCCAAATGGGCAATCAAATGGCTTTTCATTGTGATGGTATGCCTCATCTTGCTTGCAGCGATGGTGGCTCGTGTTCATCACTTCTTCTCTGTTCATGTGAAATAATTTAATAAATGGTATGATCAATAAAATAATTTCTTTTTCGATAAAGAATAAATTCATCGTGGGCCTGCTCACGCTGGCGCTCATTGGGGTCGGGATATACTCCATGTACACGGTCAATTTGGGTTCAGTACCTGATATAACCAACAATCAGGTGCAGGTAATGACTGTATCTCAAAACCTGGCCACTGAGGATATCGAACAGTTTGTTACTTACCCTGTAGAGTTGGCCATGGGCAACCTGCCGGGAGTAGATGAAATCCGTTCTGTTTCGAGGTTCGGCCTCTCCGTGGTTACTATCGTATTTGAAGACGATATGGGGATATACAAACCCCGGCAACTGGTGCAGGAAAAGCTTAATGAGGTAAGGGATAAAATCCCTGAGAAATTTGGCAGCCCGTCTATGGGGCCTATAACCACGGGACTCGGTGAAATCTACCAATATACCATCAAGCCTAAGCCAGGATATGATACAGTCTATACCCCTACAGAGTTGCGAACCATTCAAGACTGGATAGTAAAACGGCAAATGACATTAGTAGATGGTGTGGTGGATGTCAATGCTTTTGGCGGAAAGATCAAGCAATATGAAATCGCTATCAATCCAGAAAAACTTAATGCCCTTAATGTATCCATCTCAGAAGTTTTTGAAGCCCTTCAGCGTAATAATGTAAATACTGGAGGGGCTTATATAGAGAAAAACAACATGGCCAACTTCATTCGTGGAGAAGGTCTTGTGCGTTCGCTTGACGACATTCGGGATATTCTGGTACGGAATGAAAACAACATTCCTATCACTATTGGCGATGTAGCTGAAAAGGTGCATTTTGGAAATCAGGTCCGCTATGGAGCATTCACCCAGGATGGCCAGGAAGCTGTAGGTGGAATGGTGTTAATGTTGAAAGGATCAAACCCTAACTCGGTGATCCAGAATGTGCAGGAGCGCATGGAAAAAGTGCAGAAGTCTTTGCCTGAAGGCTTGGAAATAACACCATTTCTTGATCGTAGTTCCCTGATTGAAAGAACTACCAGTACAGTAAAAACAAATCTTTTGGAAGGAGCCCTCATTGTGATATTCGCCCTTGTAATATTGCTGGGGAGTGTGCGAGGGGGTATCATCACAGCAACCACCATTCCTCTTTCCCTGCTATTTGCCTTTATTCTAATGAAGCAGTTTAATGTCTGGGCCAACCTCATGAGCCTGGGGGCTATTGACTTTGGGATTATCATTGATGGGGCAGTGATCATTATTGAAGGTACGGTATACGAAATCCAGAAGCGCATCCGCTCGGGTAAAATCAAATTCAATCAGGGCGTAATGGATGAAGTGGCTTATGATGCCGGAAGTACCATGATGGGATCAGCATTTTTTGGACAGATAATCATTCTGATTGTTTTCGCTCCTATTCTTTTCCTCACCGGGGTTGAGGGTAAAATGTTCCAGCCTATGGCCTATACCTTCGGTTTTGCCATGATAGGTGCCATTATCCTTTGCCTCACTTACGTTCCTATGATGTCAGCTTTATTTATGAAGCCCATCCAGAACAAAAAGAACTGGTTTGGGAAGTTTGAACGCTGGCTGGAAAAAGTCAGTGATAAAATTATTGGGGGAATCCAATGGGCTTATTTGCCATTGCTTAAAGGTGCTTTAAGGTTCAAGACCATTGTCATCATTGTGGCTATTGTGTTACTGGGGCTTTCAGGATTCATTTTTTCACGTATGGGCGGAGAATTTGTACCCCAGCTGGATGAAGGGGATATCGCCATGCAGGCTTTGATACGTCCTGGAAGCGGATTGAGTGAAGCCATTGATGTTTCTACTAAAATTGAAACGCTTCTTCTGGACAACTTTCCTGAAATAAAAACTGCTGTAGCCAGAATCGGTGTAGCCGATATTCCTACCGACCCCATGCCGATGGACATAGCCGATATGTTTATCATCCTGGAAAAGGATATGGACAAATGGACAACAGTAGAAACAAAAGAAGAACTCATTGCAGGGATAAAGGAAATGCTGGATAAAAAACTGACGGGTGTCAACCTTGTTTTCAGCCAGCCTGTAGAACTTCGTTTTAATGAGTTGTTGACTGGCGTGCGTGAAGATGTAGCTGTCAAACTCTATGGTGAAGATTTAGATGTACTTGC is from Echinicola marina and encodes:
- a CDS encoding DUF6660 family protein, which encodes MKIACYILSFYFIALSGVACADTIPEDSQNSVTIVDIGNPGHNHHSTNGWDGCTPFCVCHCCHLHFFPASGVVFSHPLKLPQVYSSFRQDFGNLKLHDFLKPPRA
- a CDS encoding di-heme oxidoredictase family protein, producing MINIKIKYLVLVFLVPLSFYSCDEVFPEAPAENELLDGPMEDLAYSEQNRFLAGDVAFNDEVFTPENGLGPMFVATSCGSCHPGDGKGHPFTTLTRFGQTSPNQSSNIPPGAPQLQNRAIPGFEPERLPSGVPFMKFTPPAVTGLGLLAALTDAQILENADPNDDDGDGISGVPNYITPPDYFQPQWFHQSFSGKYIGRFGKKAAAIDLLQQTATAYNQDMGVTSTFESLDVATNLSVDPEVSDQTIRDVVFYLRTLKAPIQRESDASDVIRGQQIFTDIKCGSCHIPSWTTAESDIGALSNKTFYPYTDLLLHDMGPGLDDGATEGSAETYEWRTPPLWGLGLSQDSQGGELFLMHDGRAKTIEEAINMHGGEASTSRDSFEQLSKTDKQKLLTFLKSL
- a CDS encoding QcrA and Rieske domain-containing protein, with the protein product MDRKQFLRLMGGSCLAAAGITTFLSGCTSIHKVSAVIRDNKLKLSKSEYSTDQGKLLEVVLVRATSLAFPIALYRINPKEYIALWMECTHKGCEVNAQPNYLVCPCHGSEFDSKGNVLQGPAETNLKTFNTSTDHENIYIHL
- a CDS encoding helix-turn-helix domain-containing protein, which encodes MKKVTIHIKNMVCHRCILAVKEILEDLQIEAQEVALGQVTLSDELGTEIRNKLAGQLKKIGFELLEEGRSSLISRIKTLIVEQIHYNKEPLKENFSTFLSDKLNHDYSYLSRFFSSVEGVTIEKFIALQKIEKVKELLFYDELTLSEIAFLMNYSSTAYLSTQFKKETGMTPTQFKSMHQPGHRDLDSI
- a CDS encoding heavy-metal-associated domain-containing protein, with the protein product MNTLKFKTNINCSGCLSKVTPFLNEEKDIQKWEVNLESENRVLTVETSNLNAEEVKKTVQKAGFNAEVI
- a CDS encoding metal-dependent transcriptional regulator, giving the protein MISTTGENYLKAIFFLEETATSVTVSAVAEKIQNSPASASDMLRRLYEKGLIEDKNNITLTDQGSFLAKLIIRKHRLWETFLVETLNFKWDEVHTIAEQLEHVQSSLFRERLERFLEYPERDPHVDPIPDKDGNFPNLSIILLSELEPGKNYVFRSVDTDDKGFLNHLDKGLQLGQRWVIIEKEEFDVSVKLLEDDKNEVYLSERVAKNLNVCLSEHYKSNNLSIKAGFLNCFLYFFRIEV
- a CDS encoding heavy metal translocating P-type ATPase; this encodes MDTIVAPRKTVKKESFPVTGMTCASCASSVESILSHIDGVSQASVNFASNSVLVEHDPSVSPLDLQNALRSVGYDLIIDEEDPSQAQEERQRQHYLEVRNRTIWSALLTFPVFILGMFYMNWMPGQWISLLLTIPILFYFGKNFFINAFKQAKHGKANMDTLVALSTGIAFVFSLLNTLFPDFWHARGIHPHVYYEAATVIITFISLGKLLEEKAKSNTSSAIKKLMGLQPKTFRAIINGEELEIPIASVQKGNTILVRPGEKIPVDGAVLSGSSYIDESMITGEPVPVAKIKGDKVFAGTVNQKGSFQFEAEKVGGETLLSQIIKMVQEAQGSKAPVQKLVDKIAGIFVPVVMGISIFTFIVWMTVGGDDAFTHALLTSVAVLVIACPCALGLATPTAIMVGVGKGAENNILIKDAESLELGHKVNAIVLDKTGTITEGKPTVTNLYWSEKAHEAYHAAVLLALETQSEHPLADAVVKKLKEKGVQRETLKDFDSLTGKGVKASDTAGKTYYIGNGKLMQEYQINIPQHIQQKEGEWQKEAKTVVFFSDDVEVLAVLAIADKIKATSRSAVEKLKKLGVEVYMLTGDNNQTAWAVAAQVGLTDFRGEVLPSDKADFVKELQSKGKVVAMVGDGINDSQALAQANVSIAMGHGSDIAMDVAKMTLITSDLESIPKALKLSTKTVKGIRQNLFWAFIYNVIGIPIAAGILYPVNGFLLDPMIAGAAMALSSVSVVANSLRLKTTKI